The Drosophila teissieri strain GT53w chromosome X, Prin_Dtei_1.1, whole genome shotgun sequence genome has a segment encoding these proteins:
- the LOC122624032 gene encoding fibrous sheath CABYR-binding protein, translated as MAKKGAQQQLQADIQTDEDLERFMERPGLLVLDVYSEWCGPCQGLVGSLRKIKLEIGGDNLHLAICKSDTISCLKRFNKRSEPIWLFVTGGRAVNLMFGSDVPKLVALLIKELEKTTQKQSRQASYRLDELQPIEVEQQRIKMEAIERAEKAEREIKHKKQMDYLTQVTDSIMENLPDIGVTIFGPQVNRDMFKKLTEPAEALKMQCKDRRIIQVSIDQFEIVNFACKNPMPPDVIEQLDGKELLMCFWKIDESIGTVPNVLMAYANELTKERVAPPNDDIPEEHVIPPLITTMKLKIEVELKEGETWVEEISSEEEARLQMAKSKAKTKSIIHEEAHLAEEEAADLDAEEEASEEETAMPEPGGDAMGGMPSMPGFEIELDAADEAGEDEEEVVEVKEEEPPKPLTRTKTVKMPPIWVPNSRRTHAALIYVFFRSQTSSFLPPDPKPDPPHIIMAFDASKRKEIMHVIDRHKDDVPLYGFFSSAEPDEAEFIASSTDKYESSPHAPTDKIVLKVNKVQSNMMLSLVSYGPSYVSPNVIVGKDEAHKFFPEDYKPQEEEVVVEVEKKKKKSKRATEITQELETAAAAAAAAHPPEPPAPVEAEAPAAEAPAGDDAAAAPAAGEAPPAGDAAPAAEPAAEGTAPEAPPPAPAADAPASEVAPPEAPKEEAPAAEAPAEPEAEAPAPAAADPAPEPAAE; from the exons ATGGCAAAGAAGGgggcacaacaacaactgcaggcTGACATCCAGACGGACGAGGATCTGGAGCGTTTCATGGAGCGACCGGGACTCTTGG TTTTGGATGTTTACTCGGAATGGTGTGGTCCTTGCCAGGGACTGGTGGGATCCTTGCGAAAAATCAAGCTGGAAATTGGCGGCGATAATCTGCATCTGGCCATT TGCAAATCGGATACTATCTCGTGCCTAAAACGATTCAATAAGCGGAGTGAGCCCATCTGGCTTTTTGTGACC gGCGGCAGGGCGGTTAATCTAATGTTCGGCTCGGATGTGCCCAAGCTGGTGGCGCTGCTGATCAAAGAGCTGGAGAAGACCACGCAGAAACAATCCCGCCAGGCCAGCTACAGACTGGACGAACTGCAGCCGATTGAGGTGGAGCAGCAGCGCATCAAGATGGAGGCCATCGAGCGGGCGGAGAAGGCGGAGCGCGAGATCAAGCACAAGAAGCAGATGGACTACCTCACCCAAGTGACGGACTCCATCATGGAGAACCTGCCCGATATCGGCGTGACGATCTTTGGGCCGCAGGTCAATCGCGATATGTTCAAGAAGCTAACCGAACCAGCCGAGGCGCTGAAGATGCAGTGCAAGGATCGCCGTATCATCCAGGTGAGCATCGATCAGTTCGAGATTGTGAACTTTGCGTGCAAGAATCCGATGCCGCCGGATGTGATCGAGCAACTGGACGGCAAGGAGCTGCTGATGTGCTTCTGGAAGATTGACGAGAGCATCGGCACCGTGCCCAACGTCCTGATGGCCTATGCCAATGAGCTGACCAAGGAGCGAGTGGCGCCGCCCAACGATGACATACCCGAGGAGCATGTGATACCGCCGCTGATCACAACCATGAAGCTGAAAATCGAGGTGGAGCTGAAGGAGGGCGAGACATGGGTGGAGGAGATAAGCTCCGAGGAAGAGGCGCGCctgcaaatggccaaaagcaaggCCAAAACCAAGTCGATCATCCACGAGGAGGCGCACCTGGCCGAGGAGGAAGCAGCCGATCTGGAtgccgaggaggaggccagCGAGGAGGAGACAGCCATGCCGGAGCCCGGTGGCGATGCCATGGGCGGTATGCCATCCATGCCCGGTTTCGAGATCGAACTGGATGCCGCCGATGAGGCcggcgaggatgaggaggaggtggtggaggtgaaggaggaggagccaccGAAGCCGCTAACTCGCACCAAGACAGTGAAAATGCCACCGATTTGGGTGCCCAACAGCCGGCGCACCCATGCCGCCCTCATCTATGTGTTCTTCCGCAGTCAGACGTCCTCGTTCCTGCCGCCGGATCCCAAACCGGATCCGCCGCACATCATCATGGCCTTCGACGCGTCCAAGCGCAAGGAGATCATGCATGTGATCGATCGACACAAGGACGATGTGCCGCTGTACGGATTCTTCTCCAGCGCCGAACCGGATGAGGCCGAGTTCATTGCCAGCTCAACGGACAAGTACGAGAGCAGTCCTCACGCACC GACCGACAAGATCGTGCTGAAGGTGAACAAGGTGCAGTCGAATATGATGTTGTCCCTGGTGTCGTACGGTCCCAGCTATGTGAGTCCCAATGTGATTGTCGGCAAGGACGAGGCGCACAAGTTCTTCCCGGAGGACTACAAGccccaggaggaggaggtcgTCGTCGAggtggaaaagaaaaagaagaag AGCAAGCGGGCCACCGAAATCACCCAGGAACTGGagacagcggcagcagctgcagcggcggccCATCCTCCGGAGCCACCTGCTCCAGTCGAAGCCGAAGCTCCCGCCGCTGAGGCTCCCGCTGGCGACGACGCAGCTGCCGCACCAGCGGCTGGAGAAGCTCCGCCAGCCGGAGATGCCGCCCCAGCCGCTGAGCCAGCCGCTGAAGGAACCGCGCCGGAGGCACCACCACCGGCACCAGCTGCGGATGCTCCTGCATCGGAAGTGGCACCACCCGAGGCGCCCAAGGAGGAGGCACCTGCCGCCGAAGCGCCAGCGGAACCGGAGGCAgaagctcctgctcctgctgctgccgatCCTGCACCAGAGCCAGCAGCCGAGTAG
- the LOC122623729 gene encoding tetraspanin-9: MGNAGYTCIRRTFCWLNIILWLCSCAFLGAGLWLRLSYAGYATLLPQHAGLSADTIFMGIGGTGFVVSFFGCCGAWVQSRCLLVLYFMLIVMLFMSEFLVGSIAFLFRGGLGRTLANELRFGIERHYNSSDRGSLVAPSVASIWDSVQQSFECCGVSSYEDWYDIQSWPGRRWVPESCCRTLYDQRQVLTEGSGDGMMRPDCGRSENPSLWWDKGCAHSLQSWFTGQLNVVGAVGLGIAFVQLFGLITSMLLFCTVKHKRSSDTYKSYSPSIDPQTRTSSWED, from the exons CTGTGTAGCTGCGCGTTCTTGGGAGCCGGACTCTGGTTGCGACTGAGCTACGCGGGATACGCCACCTTGCTGCCCCAGCACGCCGGCCTGAGTGCGGACACCATCTTCATGGGCATCGGCGGCACCGGGTTTGTGGTCAGCTTCTTTGGCTGCTGCGGCGCCTGGGTGCAGTCCCGCTGTCTCCTGGTCTTG TACTTCATGCTGATTGTGATGCTGTTCATGAGCGAGTTCCTGGTGGGCTCCATCGCCTTTCTCTTCCGCGGCGGACTGGGACGGACATTGGCCAACGAGCTGCGCTTCGGCATCGAGCGGCACTACAACAGCAGCGATCGGGGATCTCTGGTGGCGCCATCGGTGGCCTCCATTTGGGACAGCGTGCAGCAGTCG TTCGAGTGCTGTGGCGTCTCCTCCTACGAGGATTGGTATGACATCCAGTCGTGGCCGGGCAGGCGCTGGGTGCCCGAATCCTGCTGCAGGACCCTCTACGATCAGCGGCAGGTGCTCACCGAAGGATCCGGCGACGGAATGATGCGTCCCGACTGCGGCAG GTCGGAGAACCCGTCGCTGTGGTGGGACAAGGGCTGTGCCCACTCGCTGCAGAGCTGGTTCACCGGCCAGCTGAACGTGGTGGGCGCCGTGGGACTGGGCATCGCCTTTGTCCAGCTGTTCGGGCTGATCACCTCGATGCTGCTGTTCTGCACGGTGAAGCACAAGCGCTCCTCGGACACCTACAAGTCCTACTCGCCGTCAATCGATCCCCAGACCCGCACCAGCAGTTGGGAGGATTGA
- the LOC122623730 gene encoding uncharacterized protein LOC122623730, giving the protein MAQSHKMHILLPLLAVMHCICATPIAPATPDGATPIDARVSAADFGAQDAFDAADSSAEATHAQASEAGFKISLLPTPAKTAESVNLEQEAIPSKVLSVYDNSQKKLAELAQPVPILDSISEHEKYGNNGDMFDGISRSIVNGYEAFSNLLNTFIQKPKELARSVTKGITAQLDVIGGKLVGL; this is encoded by the exons ATGGCGCAATCTCACAAGATGCATATTCTACTGCCGCTCTTGGCCGTGATGCACTGCATCTGCGCCACGCCCATAGCGCCGGCCACGCCCGACGGCGCCACGCCCATCGACGCCCGCGTCTCGGCCGCCGACTTTGGTGCCCAGGATGCCTTCGATGCCGCCGACAGTTCCGCGGAAGCCACCCATGCGCAGGCCAGCGAGGCCGGATTCAAG ATCTCACTCCTGCCGACTCCGGCCAAGACGGCGGAATCGGTGAATCTGGAGCAGGAGGCCATTCCCTCGAAGGTGCTCAGCGTGTACGACAACAGCCAAAAGAAGCTGGCCGAATTGGCGCAG CCCGTTCCCATTTTGGACTCCATCAGTGAGCACGAGAAGTACGGCAACAACGGCGACATGTTCGACGGCATTTCGCGCTCCATTGTCAACGGCTATGAGGCCTTCTCCAACCTGCTCAACACCTTCATTCAG AAGCCCAAAGAGTTGGCGCGCAGCGTGACTAAGGGGATTACGGCTCAATTGGATGTCATCGGTGGCAAATTGGTGGGTCTTTGA